The proteins below come from a single Streptomyces sp. M92 genomic window:
- a CDS encoding YlxR family protein → MSGRTRTRACPERTCVGCRERAVKSELLRTVAVEGECAPDPRGTLPGRGAYVHPVPVCVDQAVRRKAFPRALRVPGPLDVKALRHYVEQAQGCSTAAEGGT, encoded by the coding sequence GTGTCTGGCCGGACACGTACCCGAGCATGCCCCGAGCGCACCTGCGTGGGGTGCCGGGAGCGAGCGGTCAAGAGCGAGCTGCTGCGCACCGTGGCGGTCGAGGGCGAATGCGCCCCCGATCCACGCGGTACGCTGCCCGGCCGGGGTGCGTACGTGCACCCCGTACCGGTCTGTGTCGACCAGGCAGTGCGCCGCAAGGCGTTCCCGCGGGCGCTCCGCGTCCCGGGACCGCTCGACGTAAAGGCGTTGCGCCACTACGTCGAGCAGGCACAGGGTTGCAGCACGGCCGCCGAAGGCGGCACGTGA
- the rimP gene encoding ribosome maturation factor RimP, whose translation MSTTQSERLRELLEPLVASQGLDLEEIAVDSVGRKRVLRVVVDSDTGADLDRIADVSRALSAKLDETDAMGDAEYTLEVGTPGAERSLTEHRHFVRATDRLVRFQLHEGGELVARILGVDDDGLDLEVPGVKGRKATTRRLPFGDIDKARVQVEFNRKETKNTKSTENADSGIDDNTKEEEA comes from the coding sequence ATGAGCACCACCCAGAGCGAGAGGCTGCGAGAGCTGCTTGAGCCGCTCGTCGCCTCCCAGGGACTGGACCTCGAGGAGATCGCGGTGGACTCGGTCGGCCGCAAGCGTGTGCTGCGCGTGGTCGTCGACTCCGACACCGGTGCCGACCTGGACCGGATCGCCGATGTGAGCCGCGCGCTCTCGGCGAAGCTCGACGAGACCGACGCGATGGGCGACGCGGAGTACACCCTCGAGGTCGGCACCCCGGGCGCCGAGCGCTCCCTCACCGAGCACCGCCACTTCGTGCGCGCCACCGACCGCCTGGTGCGGTTCCAGCTCCACGAGGGCGGCGAACTGGTCGCCCGCATCCTCGGCGTCGACGACGACGGACTCGACCTCGAGGTCCCCGGCGTCAAGGGACGCAAGGCCACCACCCGCAGACTTCCCTTCGGTGACATCGACAAGGCACGCGTCCAGGTCGAGTTCAACCGCAAGGAAACCAAGAACACCAAGAGCACCGAGAACGCCGACAGCGGCATCGACGACAACACGAAAGAGGAGGAGGCGTAG
- a CDS encoding ferritin-like domain-containing protein translates to MSKAEDRELVALQAALAAEHAAVYGYGVVGGRIGEERRAEARTAYDAHRARRDALAREVRDLGAKPVAAAAGYALPFEVPDAASAVRLAAELEERVAGVYSDLVRAAGGDRRTAAAGALREAAVRAVRWRGGSVAFPGLVERAGSATPTA, encoded by the coding sequence GTGAGCAAGGCGGAGGACCGCGAGCTGGTCGCCCTCCAGGCGGCGCTGGCGGCGGAGCACGCGGCCGTGTACGGCTACGGGGTCGTCGGTGGGCGGATCGGCGAGGAACGGCGTGCCGAGGCACGGACGGCGTACGACGCGCACCGGGCGCGGCGGGACGCGCTGGCGCGCGAGGTGCGCGATCTCGGTGCGAAGCCGGTCGCGGCGGCGGCCGGGTACGCGCTGCCCTTCGAGGTGCCGGACGCGGCGTCGGCGGTGCGGCTGGCGGCCGAGCTGGAGGAGCGGGTGGCCGGCGTCTACTCCGACCTGGTGCGGGCCGCCGGCGGTGACCGGCGGACGGCGGCGGCCGGGGCGCTGCGGGAGGCGGCGGTCCGTGCGGTGCGGTGGCGGGGCGGGAGCGTAGCCTTCCCTGGGCTCGTCGAGCGGGCCGGTTCGGCGACACCGACTGCGTAA
- the nusA gene encoding transcription termination factor NusA, with product MDIDMSALRGLVREKEISFDLLVEAIESALLIAYHRTEGSRRHARVELSRDTGHVTVWAKEDPDDLEEGQAPREFDDTPSDFGRIAATTAKQVILQRLRDAEDDATLGEYAGREGDIVTGVVQQGRDPKNVLVDIGKLEAILPVQEQVPGETYPHGTRLRSYVVRVAKGVRGPSVTLSRTHPNLVKKLFALEVPEIADGSVEISAIAREAGHRTKIAVRSTRSGLNAKGACIGPMGGRVRNVMGELNGEKIDIVDWSDDPAEMVANALSPARVSKVEVVDLAARSARVIVPDYQLSLAIGKEGQNARLAARLTGWRIDIRPDTEQPSDQSPGGHGE from the coding sequence GTGGACATCGACATGAGCGCCCTGCGGGGTCTGGTCCGGGAGAAGGAGATCTCCTTCGACCTGCTGGTCGAGGCGATCGAGTCGGCCCTCCTCATCGCCTACCACCGCACCGAGGGAAGCCGCCGGCACGCGCGCGTGGAGCTCAGCCGGGACACCGGACACGTGACCGTGTGGGCGAAGGAGGACCCCGACGACCTCGAGGAGGGCCAGGCGCCCCGCGAGTTCGACGACACCCCGTCCGACTTCGGCCGCATCGCCGCCACCACCGCCAAGCAGGTCATCCTGCAGCGGCTGCGCGACGCCGAGGACGACGCGACGCTCGGTGAGTACGCCGGCCGCGAGGGCGACATCGTCACCGGCGTGGTCCAGCAGGGCCGCGACCCGAAGAACGTGCTGGTCGACATCGGCAAGCTGGAGGCCATCCTGCCGGTGCAGGAGCAGGTGCCCGGCGAGACGTACCCGCACGGCACCCGCCTGCGCTCGTACGTCGTCCGCGTGGCCAAGGGCGTACGCGGCCCCTCCGTGACGCTCTCCCGCACCCACCCCAACCTGGTGAAGAAGCTCTTCGCCCTGGAGGTCCCGGAGATCGCCGACGGTTCGGTAGAGATCTCCGCGATCGCCCGCGAGGCCGGCCACCGCACCAAGATCGCCGTGCGCTCCACCCGCTCGGGCCTGAACGCCAAGGGCGCCTGCATCGGCCCCATGGGCGGCCGGGTGCGCAACGTCATGGGCGAGCTGAACGGTGAGAAGATCGACATCGTCGACTGGTCGGACGACCCGGCCGAGATGGTGGCGAACGCGCTCTCCCCGGCCCGCGTCTCCAAGGTGGAGGTCGTCGACCTGGCGGCCCGTTCCGCCCGGGTGATCGTGCCGGACTACCAGCTGTCGCTGGCCATCGGCAAGGAGGGCCAGAACGCCCGCCTCGCGGCCCGGCTGACCGGCTGGCGGATCGACATCCGGCCCGACACCGAGCAGCCCTCCGACCAGTCGCCCGGCGGGCACGGGGAGTAG
- the infB gene encoding translation initiation factor IF-2: MAKVRVYELAKEFGVESKVVMAKLQELGEFVRSASSTIEAPVVRKLTDAFQQGGGNGRSAGRPAAPKKAAPRPSAPSPAQAARPAAPRPGPAAPKPPAAQQPAAPSAPTPGPRPTPGPKPRARAASGPAAPEFTAPPAAPAASSQPPAGPKPGGARPGAPKPGGARPSGPGQDRGQQGGQGRPGGQRPGAPGQRPGGRPGGPRPGNNPFTSGGNAGMARPQAPRPQGGPRPGGPGAPGGGPRPQAPGGQGGGPRPQAPGGNRPTPGSMPRPQGGGQGGPRPGGPRPNPGMMPQRPAAGPRPGPGGGGRGPGGAGRPGGGGRPGGGGFAGRPGGGGGRPGGGGGFAGRPGGGGFGGGGGRPGFGGRPGGPGGRGGTQGAFGRPGGPARRGRKSKRQRRQEYEAMQAPSVGGVMLPRGNGETIRLSRGASLTDFAEKINANPASLVAVMMNLGEMVTATQSVSDETLQLLADEMNYTVQIVSPEEEDRELLESFDLEFGEDEGSEEDLVVRPPAVTVMGHVDHGKTRLLDAIRKTNVIAGEAGGITQHIGAYQVATEVNGEERKITFIDTPGHEAFTAMRARGAKSTDIAILVVAANDGVMPQTVEALNHAKAAEVPIVVAVNKIDVEGADPTKVRGQLTEYGLVAEEYGGDTMFVDISAKQGENIDSLLEAVVLTADASLDLRANPNQDAQGISIESRLDRGRGAVATVLVQRGTLRVGDTMVVGDAYGRVRAMLDDNGNNVAEAGPSTPVQVLGLTNVPGAGDNFIVVDEDRTARQIAEKRAARERNAAFAKRTRRVSLEDLDKVLKAGEVQQLNLIIKGDASGSVEALESSLLQLDVGEEVDIRVLHRGVGAVTESDIDLAMGSDAIVIGFNVRAAGRAQQMAEREGVDVRYYSVIYQAIEEIEAALKGMLKPEYEEVELGTAEIREVFRSSKLGNIAGVLIRSGEVKRNTKARLLRDGKVIAENLNIEGLRRFKDDVTEIREGFEGGINLGNFNDIKVDDVIATYEMREKPRV; encoded by the coding sequence GTGGCTAAGGTCCGGGTCTACGAACTCGCCAAGGAGTTCGGTGTCGAGAGCAAGGTCGTCATGGCCAAGCTCCAGGAACTCGGTGAATTCGTCCGTTCGGCGTCTTCGACCATCGAAGCGCCCGTAGTACGCAAGCTGACAGACGCCTTCCAGCAGGGTGGCGGCAACGGCCGGTCCGCCGGTCGTCCCGCGGCCCCCAAGAAGGCTGCCCCCAGGCCGTCGGCGCCCTCCCCGGCGCAGGCGGCCCGCCCGGCCGCGCCCCGTCCGGGTCCGGCGGCTCCCAAGCCTCCGGCCGCCCAGCAGCCCGCGGCCCCGTCCGCCCCGACGCCGGGCCCGCGTCCGACGCCGGGCCCGAAGCCCCGCGCCCGCGCCGCGTCCGGCCCGGCCGCGCCGGAGTTCACCGCTCCGCCGGCGGCCCCGGCCGCTTCGTCCCAGCCTCCGGCCGGTCCGAAGCCCGGTGGCGCGCGTCCCGGCGCCCCCAAGCCCGGCGGCGCCCGTCCGTCCGGTCCGGGTCAGGACCGCGGCCAGCAGGGCGGCCAGGGCCGTCCCGGTGGCCAGCGTCCCGGCGCTCCGGGCCAGCGCCCCGGCGGCCGTCCCGGCGGTCCGCGCCCGGGCAACAACCCCTTCACCTCCGGCGGCAACGCCGGCATGGCGCGCCCGCAGGCGCCCCGCCCGCAGGGCGGCCCACGTCCGGGCGGTCCCGGTGCTCCCGGCGGCGGCCCGCGTCCGCAGGCTCCCGGCGGCCAGGGCGGCGGTCCCCGTCCCCAGGCTCCGGGCGGCAACCGCCCGACCCCGGGCTCGATGCCGCGCCCGCAGGGCGGCGGCCAGGGCGGTCCCCGTCCCGGCGGCCCGCGTCCGAACCCCGGCATGATGCCGCAGCGTCCGGCTGCCGGCCCGCGTCCCGGCCCCGGTGGCGGCGGTCGCGGTCCCGGCGGTGCCGGTCGTCCCGGCGGTGGCGGCCGTCCGGGCGGCGGCGGCTTCGCCGGCCGTCCCGGCGGTGGCGGCGGTCGTCCCGGTGGCGGCGGCGGTTTCGCCGGTCGTCCCGGTGGCGGCGGCTTCGGCGGCGGCGGTGGCCGTCCCGGCTTCGGCGGCCGTCCCGGCGGTCCCGGTGGCCGCGGTGGCACGCAGGGCGCCTTCGGTCGTCCCGGCGGTCCCGCGCGTCGCGGTCGCAAGTCGAAGCGGCAGAGGCGCCAGGAGTACGAGGCCATGCAGGCCCCGTCGGTCGGCGGCGTGATGCTGCCTCGCGGCAACGGCGAGACCATTCGCCTGTCGCGCGGTGCGTCACTCACCGACTTCGCGGAGAAGATCAACGCCAACCCGGCGTCGCTCGTCGCGGTCATGATGAACCTCGGCGAGATGGTCACCGCGACCCAGTCCGTCTCCGACGAGACGCTCCAGCTCCTCGCCGACGAGATGAACTACACGGTTCAGATCGTCAGCCCGGAGGAGGAGGACCGCGAGCTCCTCGAGTCCTTCGACCTGGAGTTCGGCGAGGACGAGGGCTCCGAGGAGGACCTGGTCGTCCGTCCGCCGGCCGTGACCGTCATGGGTCACGTCGACCACGGAAAGACCCGGCTGCTCGACGCCATCCGCAAGACGAACGTCATCGCGGGCGAGGCCGGCGGCATCACCCAGCACATCGGTGCCTACCAGGTCGCGACCGAGGTCAACGGTGAAGAGCGCAAGATCACCTTCATCGACACCCCGGGTCACGAGGCGTTCACCGCCATGCGTGCCCGCGGTGCCAAGTCGACCGACATCGCGATCCTGGTCGTCGCGGCCAACGACGGCGTCATGCCGCAGACGGTCGAGGCGCTGAACCACGCCAAGGCGGCGGAGGTCCCGATCGTCGTCGCGGTCAACAAGATCGACGTCGAGGGTGCCGACCCGACCAAGGTGCGCGGTCAGCTGACCGAGTACGGCCTGGTGGCCGAGGAGTACGGCGGCGACACCATGTTCGTCGACATCTCCGCCAAGCAGGGGGAGAACATCGACTCCCTGCTGGAGGCCGTGGTCCTCACCGCGGACGCCTCGCTCGACCTGCGGGCCAACCCGAACCAGGACGCGCAGGGCATCTCGATCGAGTCCCGTCTCGACCGCGGCCGCGGTGCCGTGGCGACGGTCCTCGTCCAGCGAGGCACCCTGCGGGTCGGCGACACGATGGTGGTGGGCGACGCCTACGGCCGCGTCCGCGCCATGCTCGACGACAACGGCAACAACGTCGCCGAGGCCGGTCCGTCGACGCCGGTCCAGGTCCTGGGCCTGACCAACGTCCCGGGCGCCGGTGACAACTTCATCGTGGTCGACGAGGACCGTACGGCCCGCCAGATCGCGGAGAAGCGCGCCGCCCGCGAGCGCAACGCCGCGTTCGCCAAGCGCACGCGCCGCGTGTCGCTGGAGGACCTGGACAAGGTGCTGAAGGCCGGCGAGGTCCAGCAGCTGAACCTGATCATCAAGGGCGACGCGTCCGGATCGGTCGAGGCGCTGGAATCCTCCCTGCTCCAGCTGGACGTCGGCGAAGAGGTCGACATCCGCGTCCTGCACCGCGGCGTCGGTGCGGTCACGGAGTCCGACATCGACCTGGCGATGGGCTCCGACGCCATCGTGATCGGCTTCAACGTGCGCGCCGCCGGGCGGGCACAGCAGATGGCCGAGCGCGAGGGTGTGGACGTCCGGTACTACTCGGTCATCTACCAGGCGATCGAGGAGATCGAGGCGGCCCTCAAGGGCATGCTCAAGCCGGAGTACGAAGAGGTCGAGCTCGGTACGGCGGAGATCCGCGAGGTCTTCCGCTCGTCCAAGCTGGG